In Brevibacillus brevis NBRC 100599, a single genomic region encodes these proteins:
- a CDS encoding Asp23/Gls24 family envelope stress response protein has product MTVEMNTSLGKIDVTEDVIARIAGGAAMEVFGLVGMASRKALKDGIAELLGRDNLSKGVVVHNTNGEVVLDMHIIVSYGVKISEVAGNVQRRVRYTLEQTVGIDVTAVNIFVQGVRTDRDM; this is encoded by the coding sequence ATGACAGTGGAAATGAATACATCGCTAGGAAAGATCGATGTTACCGAAGACGTGATCGCACGGATTGCTGGAGGCGCGGCCATGGAAGTTTTTGGACTTGTGGGCATGGCTTCTCGCAAAGCGTTGAAAGATGGAATCGCTGAGTTGTTAGGAAGAGACAACCTGAGCAAAGGTGTCGTCGTTCATAACACAAATGGCGAAGTAGTTTTGGACATGCACATTATCGTCAGCTATGGCGTGAAAATTTCCGAGGTGGCAGGCAACGTTCAACGCCGTGTTCGATATACCTTGGAGCAAACGGTAGGCATTGATGTGACTGCTGTTAATATTTTTGTGCAGGGAGTTCGTACAGACAGGGATATGTAA
- a CDS encoding AraC family transcriptional regulator → MDLLVKLNEALDYIEDHLTSEIDYKEIAQVACCSEYHFKRLFSFLAGVPLSEYIRRRRITLAAFELADSNERVIDIAIKYGYGSADSFARAFQNVHGVTPTEARHIGHSLKAYPRMTFHLSIKGGSAMNYRMEEKEAFRIVGLKKRVPLIYRGVNPEIAAMWASLDMEMIQQLKSLSDVEPLGLISASTNFSEGRLEYDELDHYIGVATTKGYPDNWAVLEVPASTWAVFEAVGPFPDTLQDIWARIYSEWFLSSGYEQAEGPEILWNESKDTSSPTFRSEIWIPVVKK, encoded by the coding sequence ATGGATTTGCTTGTGAAGCTGAATGAGGCTCTGGACTATATCGAAGACCATTTGACAAGCGAGATTGACTATAAAGAAATCGCCCAGGTGGCTTGCTGCTCCGAGTATCACTTCAAAAGGCTGTTTTCTTTTCTCGCTGGTGTTCCGCTATCCGAGTACATCCGGCGCCGACGCATTACGCTTGCAGCTTTTGAGCTTGCGGACAGCAACGAGCGTGTCATTGACATTGCGATCAAATACGGATACGGATCGGCTGATTCCTTTGCCAGAGCTTTTCAGAATGTGCATGGAGTCACTCCGACAGAAGCCAGACACATCGGCCATTCCTTGAAGGCTTATCCGCGAATGACCTTTCATCTATCCATTAAAGGAGGCAGTGCCATGAACTACCGTATGGAAGAAAAAGAGGCATTTCGCATTGTGGGTCTGAAAAAAAGAGTTCCGTTGATTTATCGTGGAGTCAATCCAGAGATTGCGGCCATGTGGGCTTCATTAGATATGGAGATGATTCAGCAACTAAAATCGCTATCCGATGTCGAACCACTTGGACTGATCAGTGCGTCCACGAACTTTTCAGAAGGTCGGCTGGAATATGACGAGCTCGATCACTATATCGGCGTAGCTACTACAAAAGGTTATCCAGACAATTGGGCAGTACTTGAAGTTCCTGCGTCCACCTGGGCGGTTTTCGAAGCAGTGGGTCCTTTTCCTGATACGCTGCAAGATATCTGGGCCCGGATTTATTCGGAATGGTTTTTATCCTCCGGTTATGAGCAGGCTGAGGGTCCTGAGATTTTGTGGAACGAAAGCAAAGACACTTCATCACCAACATTTCGAAGCGAAATTTGGATTCCTGTCGTGAAAAAGTAA
- a CDS encoding DAK2 domain-containing protein, which yields MVHTRLDGVLFSRMVYLGANLLSDNVRVVDGLNVFPVPDGDTGTNMNLTFSSGVEELTRKESPRITESAAALAKGLLMGARGNSGVILSQLFRGFSKSVNGKDEVNARQFADALKAGVDSAYQAVMKPVEGTILTVAREAAEMAVRAARTSDDIISVMEKTYEQALTTLLRTPEMLPVLKEVGVVDSGGQGLLFIYEGFLRALRGEELSADRERSVPKMGQQELDKLISEQHNAQIHMKTEDITYGYCTEFMVHVAHSTEPNKKTFSEALFRNHLDTMGDSLLVVSDDEVVKVHIHAEHPGSVLQYAQQFGSLHRLKIENMREQHANILKAEESKGQAKPETAAQPVADLLPYGLVAVAAGEGIATILRSMGVHVVVEGGQTMNPSTEDFMKAVAGLNAQHIIILPNNSNIIMAAQQASELAEVPVSVIPTKSIPQGLAALISFRVDVEPEANVQAMTKAIAQVKTGMVTHAVRDTQMGEVQIKEGDFIGMAEKEIVTAGPDLLACATTLLLGMVDEDSEIITIFLGEDATEDQAHALEKALSDPFPDVEVEIQAGGQPLYPFIFSVE from the coding sequence TTGGTACATACGCGTCTAGATGGCGTGCTGTTTAGCCGGATGGTTTACCTGGGGGCGAACCTTTTATCCGACAACGTCAGAGTAGTGGATGGATTAAACGTCTTTCCTGTGCCGGATGGCGATACGGGGACAAACATGAATTTGACTTTCTCTTCCGGTGTGGAGGAGCTAACTCGAAAAGAATCCCCCCGAATCACTGAATCGGCAGCTGCTTTGGCAAAAGGTCTGTTAATGGGCGCGCGCGGTAACTCCGGCGTGATTTTGTCCCAGTTATTCCGTGGCTTCAGCAAATCAGTCAATGGAAAAGATGAGGTTAACGCCCGTCAGTTTGCCGATGCCTTGAAAGCTGGTGTTGACTCTGCGTATCAAGCAGTGATGAAGCCGGTAGAAGGCACGATTTTGACTGTTGCCCGTGAAGCGGCGGAGATGGCTGTGCGTGCAGCGCGCACGTCAGATGATATTATCTCTGTCATGGAAAAAACATACGAGCAGGCACTAACTACGCTATTGCGTACGCCGGAAATGCTGCCTGTTCTAAAAGAAGTGGGCGTAGTCGACTCAGGTGGACAAGGTCTCTTGTTTATTTATGAAGGGTTTTTGCGAGCATTGCGCGGGGAGGAGCTATCTGCTGATCGTGAGCGTTCGGTACCTAAAATGGGTCAGCAAGAGCTGGACAAGCTCATTTCGGAGCAGCATAATGCGCAAATCCACATGAAAACGGAAGACATCACGTACGGGTACTGTACGGAGTTTATGGTTCATGTCGCGCATAGCACCGAGCCGAACAAAAAAACGTTCTCAGAAGCGCTGTTCCGCAACCATCTGGATACGATGGGCGATTCACTGCTCGTCGTCTCTGATGATGAAGTGGTCAAGGTACATATTCATGCAGAGCATCCGGGAAGCGTACTGCAATACGCTCAGCAATTCGGTAGCCTGCATCGATTGAAGATAGAAAACATGCGCGAGCAGCATGCGAACATTCTCAAAGCGGAAGAGAGCAAAGGACAGGCGAAGCCAGAAACAGCTGCTCAACCTGTTGCAGACCTGCTTCCTTACGGATTGGTCGCGGTAGCTGCTGGTGAGGGGATCGCTACGATTCTGCGCAGCATGGGTGTGCATGTGGTAGTAGAGGGCGGCCAAACGATGAACCCGAGCACAGAGGACTTCATGAAGGCCGTCGCGGGTCTAAATGCCCAGCACATCATCATCCTGCCAAACAACAGCAATATCATCATGGCAGCACAGCAGGCATCCGAGCTCGCTGAAGTTCCTGTTTCTGTCATACCGACGAAGAGCATTCCGCAGGGATTGGCAGCACTGATCAGCTTCCGCGTGGATGTTGAACCAGAAGCGAACGTGCAAGCGATGACGAAGGCGATTGCTCAGGTGAAAACAGGGATGGTGACCCACGCGGTTCGCGACACACAAATGGGTGAGGTACAAATCAAAGAAGGCGATTTTATCGGCATGGCTGAGAAAGAAATTGTCACAGCAGGTCCTGACTTGTTAGCTTGCGCCACGACGCTGCTCTTGGGAATGGTGGATGAAGACTCCGAAATCATTACGATATTCTTAGGAGAAGATGCGACAGAAGATCAGGCTCATGCTTTGGAAAAAGCATTGTCCGATCCATTCCCGGATGTGGAAGTTGAGATCCAGGCAGGCGGTCAACCGTTGTATCCATTCATTTTTTCTGTCGAGTAA
- a CDS encoding VOC family protein: MTTTSPLLPQIGAIFVAVSDIERARDWYCRLLGIPADGEIMFGHIYCIPLQSGLTLVLDSKNFPNRITDDTLLFHFNTQDIEASYSFLKESEVEVVTPIQHGHWFNFRDPDGNLIMVSQC; this comes from the coding sequence ATGACAACAACTTCCCCTCTACTCCCCCAAATCGGAGCTATTTTTGTAGCCGTCAGCGACATCGAGCGCGCACGCGACTGGTACTGCCGTCTCTTGGGCATTCCCGCAGACGGTGAAATTATGTTCGGGCATATATACTGCATTCCTTTACAAAGCGGACTGACGCTCGTTCTAGATAGCAAAAACTTTCCGAATCGCATCACAGATGATACCCTCTTGTTTCATTTCAACACACAGGATATCGAAGCCTCTTATTCATTTCTCAAAGAGAGCGAAGTTGAAGTCGTCACTCCTATCCAGCATGGCCACTGGTTCAACTTCCGCGATCCCGACGGCAATCTGATCATGGTAAGCCAATGTTAA
- a CDS encoding amino acid ABC transporter ATP-binding protein yields MIKIDNITKSFGQLNVLKGITTNIGKGEVVAIIGPSGSGKSTLLRCINLMETPTTGTITINGQEITAPKADVMGIRQQIGMVFQHFHLFPHMTVLKNLTYAPMKVKGMSAAEAEQKARELLARVGLADKADAFPSRLSGGQKQRVAIARSLVMEPQIMLFDEPTSALDPEMVKEVLEVMKGLADSGMTMAIVTHEMRFAEEVSDRILFLDDGRLLEDTPPEEFFQKPRSERAQQFLEKVR; encoded by the coding sequence GTGATTAAAATTGATAACATTACGAAGTCTTTTGGACAACTGAATGTTTTGAAGGGCATCACGACGAATATCGGTAAAGGGGAGGTTGTCGCCATCATTGGTCCATCTGGATCGGGGAAGTCAACGCTATTGCGCTGCATTAACCTGATGGAGACACCAACGACAGGTACTATTACGATCAACGGCCAGGAAATCACCGCGCCAAAAGCGGACGTGATGGGCATTCGCCAACAAATCGGGATGGTTTTCCAGCATTTTCACCTGTTTCCGCATATGACGGTGTTGAAAAACTTGACCTATGCTCCGATGAAAGTAAAAGGCATGTCTGCGGCTGAAGCGGAACAGAAGGCGCGCGAGCTATTGGCACGTGTAGGGCTGGCAGATAAAGCGGATGCCTTTCCTTCGCGCTTGTCAGGCGGTCAAAAGCAGCGTGTAGCCATTGCCCGTTCGCTTGTGATGGAGCCGCAAATCATGCTCTTTGACGAGCCGACCTCTGCTCTTGACCCTGAGATGGTCAAGGAGGTTTTGGAGGTTATGAAGGGGCTGGCTGATAGCGGAATGACTATGGCAATCGTCACGCATGAAATGCGCTTTGCCGAAGAGGTGTCAGACCGTATTTTATTCCTCGATGATGGTCGTCTCTTGGAGGATACGCCACCAGAAGAGTTTTTCCAAAAGCCAAGAAGTGAACGTGCCCAGCAGTTTTTGGAGAAAGTTCGGTAA
- the sdaAA gene encoding L-serine ammonia-lyase, iron-sulfur-dependent, subunit alpha has translation MFRNVAELVELAESQGKKISEVMIEAEMEVSQRSRDAIMQDMYANLDVMEKAVRRGLTEDIRSHSGLTGGDAKKLQTYMETKTFLSGPTLLNAVSMSVAVNEVNAAMGTIVATPTAGACGIVPGTLFAVSDKLQPTREEMVNYLFTAGAIGYCIANNAFISGAAGGCQAEVGSATAMAAAAIVEMAGGTPEESAQAVAIALKNMLGLVCDPVAGLVEVPCVKRNAMGAAIATVAADMAMAGIKSVIPTDEVIEAMYRIGCAMPTTLKETAQGGLAATQTGRMIEAKVFGVRMEK, from the coding sequence ATGTTTCGTAATGTGGCTGAACTAGTTGAGTTGGCCGAATCCCAGGGGAAGAAGATCTCCGAGGTGATGATTGAAGCAGAAATGGAAGTGTCCCAGCGCAGTCGGGATGCCATTATGCAAGATATGTACGCCAACCTCGATGTGATGGAAAAAGCAGTGCGTCGCGGGCTTACCGAAGATATTCGCTCGCATAGCGGATTGACGGGCGGCGATGCGAAGAAGCTGCAAACATATATGGAGACCAAGACATTTTTGTCCGGTCCTACACTTTTGAATGCTGTCTCGATGTCCGTGGCGGTGAACGAAGTAAACGCAGCAATGGGCACGATTGTCGCAACACCTACAGCAGGAGCATGCGGCATTGTACCAGGGACGTTGTTTGCCGTATCTGACAAGCTTCAGCCGACCCGTGAGGAAATGGTCAACTATTTGTTCACGGCAGGCGCTATTGGGTATTGCATTGCCAATAACGCTTTCATTTCGGGTGCTGCGGGTGGTTGCCAGGCGGAGGTAGGCTCTGCAACAGCCATGGCTGCTGCGGCGATTGTAGAAATGGCTGGTGGTACGCCTGAGGAATCTGCTCAAGCAGTGGCGATCGCATTGAAAAATATGCTCGGTCTGGTCTGTGACCCCGTAGCCGGACTGGTTGAAGTACCATGTGTGAAACGAAATGCGATGGGAGCAGCGATTGCGACGGTAGCCGCAGATATGGCAATGGCAGGCATAAAGAGCGTGATCCCGACAGATGAAGTCATCGAGGCCATGTACCGAATCGGCTGCGCCATGCCGACTACGCTGAAGGAAACCGCACAGGGTGGTCTTGCTGCTACGCAAACGGGCCGCATGATCGAAGCCAAAGTGTTCGGCGTACGGATGGAGAAGTAA
- the thiT gene encoding energy-coupled thiamine transporter ThiT — MDRQRLVILLEMAMMAALAIVFSQIKVFEMPQGGSVSLVMVPIALIAVRRGLAAGVVTGLVVGFLQLLLGSTVVHPVQLLLDYPLAFGALGLAGLFRLSGYEGTKQRIMVLWSGLFIGVIARFVCHFLSGIIWFGSYAPEGVPVWQYSLIYNITYLLPEMIIAGVVLTVVLSSASQLLLPARDRVV, encoded by the coding sequence TTGGATCGTCAACGGTTGGTCATTTTGTTGGAAATGGCGATGATGGCGGCTCTTGCAATTGTGTTTAGTCAGATCAAGGTTTTCGAAATGCCACAGGGTGGCTCTGTGTCCCTTGTGATGGTGCCAATCGCATTGATTGCTGTTCGCCGTGGACTCGCTGCTGGTGTCGTGACAGGGCTTGTTGTCGGATTTCTTCAATTGCTCTTGGGCAGTACAGTTGTTCATCCGGTTCAGCTTTTGCTGGATTATCCGCTTGCTTTTGGTGCGCTGGGTCTCGCTGGGCTTTTTCGTCTGTCTGGCTACGAAGGAACGAAGCAACGAATCATGGTACTGTGGAGCGGCTTGTTCATCGGCGTGATTGCGCGATTTGTCTGCCATTTTCTATCGGGGATTATCTGGTTTGGCAGCTATGCGCCAGAAGGTGTACCAGTCTGGCAATATTCCCTCATTTATAACATCACGTATCTGCTGCCAGAAATGATTATCGCGGGAGTCGTTCTGACAGTTGTGCTTAGTAGTGCATCACAGCTGCTGCTCCCCGCACGCGATCGAGTTGTATAA
- the recG gene encoding ATP-dependent DNA helicase RecG → MAGAYQSPVSLLHGVGEERAKAFAGLGINSIGDLLEYFPSRYEDYRVRDLTEVKDGERVTLAGTVYGEPSVRFYGKRKSRLSVKVVMDRVVVTAVWFNQTFVKSRLSPGKEILVTGKWDKHKLQITVSEMTEVDSERATKRGELAPVYPLGGDVTHTLLRKTIQLALRQYGKEIPEILPADIVERYRLMPRIHAFHSIHFPENAEDGRQARRRIMFEELFLFQLKMQTLRKINRQQTEGVALAIPMEEVREFVKGLPFPLTDAQKRVVKEILDDMRAPHAMNRLLQGDVGSGKTVVAAIALIAAVKAGYQGALMVPTEILAEQHVQSLTKLLSDYGIQVALLSGSLTAKRRREVIGSLQMGLIDVVVGTHALIQEDVFFSRLGLVITDEQHRFGVEQRRILRNKGLSPDVLFMTATPIPRTLAITAFGDMDVSTIDQMPAGRKPIETTWKKHDQFPAVLEQMRDELRKGRQAYVICPLIEESEKLDVQNAIDVHAQLTHIFPEFGVGLMHGRLPAKEKDAVMQAFLAAEHAVLVSTTVVEVGVNVPNATYMVIYDAERFGLAQLHQLRGRVGRGSEQSYCVLIADPKSEIGKERMRVMCETTDGFELSQRDLELRGPGDFFGTKQSGLPEFKVADLLSDYKALEVARQETVKLVAEDSFWRDEKYHWLRDYLKNEGVLDGVVFD, encoded by the coding sequence ATGGCTGGTGCATATCAATCGCCCGTCTCCCTTTTGCACGGGGTAGGGGAAGAGCGGGCGAAGGCATTTGCAGGACTGGGAATCAACAGCATTGGTGATTTGCTGGAGTATTTCCCGTCTCGCTATGAAGATTACCGTGTGCGCGATTTGACAGAAGTAAAAGACGGAGAGAGGGTCACGCTGGCAGGTACGGTGTACGGCGAACCCTCTGTTCGTTTTTATGGAAAAAGAAAATCACGATTGTCCGTCAAGGTTGTCATGGACCGTGTCGTGGTGACGGCTGTCTGGTTCAATCAGACGTTTGTCAAAAGCAGGCTGTCGCCAGGCAAGGAAATACTCGTTACAGGAAAATGGGACAAGCACAAGCTGCAGATAACTGTGAGCGAAATGACAGAGGTAGACTCCGAACGTGCGACAAAACGAGGCGAGCTCGCCCCTGTCTATCCACTTGGCGGCGATGTGACGCATACACTGCTGCGCAAAACCATTCAACTGGCGTTGCGCCAGTACGGAAAGGAAATTCCTGAAATCCTTCCTGCGGATATCGTGGAGCGCTACCGATTGATGCCGCGGATTCATGCCTTTCATTCGATTCATTTTCCTGAAAATGCGGAAGATGGTCGTCAAGCGCGGCGGCGGATTATGTTCGAGGAACTTTTCTTATTCCAATTGAAAATGCAAACATTGCGCAAGATTAATCGGCAGCAAACGGAAGGCGTTGCACTGGCGATTCCAATGGAAGAGGTACGGGAATTTGTCAAAGGGTTGCCGTTTCCGTTGACAGATGCCCAGAAACGAGTCGTAAAAGAAATATTGGATGACATGCGGGCACCTCATGCGATGAATCGTTTGCTGCAAGGGGACGTAGGCTCGGGGAAAACCGTCGTAGCTGCCATTGCGCTGATTGCTGCGGTGAAAGCAGGTTATCAGGGAGCGCTGATGGTACCGACGGAGATTCTCGCCGAGCAGCATGTTCAGTCGTTGACGAAGCTCTTGTCCGATTACGGCATTCAGGTCGCGCTCTTGTCAGGCTCACTGACGGCGAAACGTAGACGCGAAGTCATCGGCTCTCTGCAAATGGGGTTAATCGATGTCGTAGTTGGTACCCATGCGCTCATTCAGGAGGATGTGTTTTTCTCCCGTCTTGGCCTCGTGATTACGGACGAGCAGCACCGATTTGGTGTGGAGCAACGGCGAATTTTACGGAATAAAGGCTTGTCGCCTGATGTCTTGTTTATGACTGCAACGCCAATTCCGAGAACACTGGCCATTACGGCATTTGGCGACATGGACGTCTCGACGATTGATCAAATGCCTGCGGGGCGCAAACCGATTGAGACGACATGGAAAAAGCATGATCAGTTTCCGGCTGTGCTGGAGCAAATGCGGGATGAGCTGCGCAAAGGACGACAGGCCTACGTTATTTGTCCGCTTATTGAGGAATCTGAAAAGCTCGACGTGCAAAATGCAATTGATGTACATGCTCAGCTCACACACATTTTCCCTGAATTCGGCGTAGGCTTGATGCATGGACGACTGCCAGCGAAGGAAAAGGATGCCGTCATGCAAGCCTTCCTTGCCGCAGAGCACGCTGTCCTGGTCAGTACAACGGTCGTAGAGGTCGGTGTGAATGTTCCGAATGCCACCTATATGGTGATTTATGATGCAGAGCGGTTTGGTCTTGCTCAGCTTCACCAATTGCGTGGGCGCGTAGGACGTGGCTCCGAACAGTCGTATTGCGTGTTGATCGCCGACCCGAAATCCGAGATCGGAAAAGAGCGGATGCGTGTCATGTGCGAGACGACGGATGGATTTGAGCTGTCGCAGCGCGATTTGGAATTGCGCGGACCGGGTGATTTTTTTGGAACCAAGCAGAGCGGCTTGCCAGAGTTTAAAGTCGCTGATTTATTAAGTGATTACAAAGCGCTGGAGGTAGCGAGACAGGAGACTGTCAAGCTGGTAGCAGAGGATTCTTTCTGGCGGGACGAAAAGTATCACTGGCTGCGTGACTATTTGAAGAATGAGGGCGTACTGGACGGTGTCGTCTTTGATTAA
- the rpmB gene encoding 50S ribosomal protein L28 has protein sequence MARRCFVTGKSAKAGNARSHSMRATRRTWGVNVQKVRILVNGKPKRVYVSTRALKSGLVTRV, from the coding sequence ATGGCACGTCGTTGCTTTGTAACAGGTAAATCTGCTAAAGCTGGAAACGCTCGCTCCCACTCCATGCGCGCAACTCGCCGCACCTGGGGTGTCAACGTACAAAAAGTGCGCATTCTCGTAAATGGAAAACCGAAGCGCGTTTATGTAAGTACTCGAGCACTGAAATCCGGTCTCGTAACTCGCGTATAG
- a CDS encoding DegV family protein: protein MPIVILTDSASDIDAAVRQSLGIVAVPLKIMFGAETYVDAVTISSSEFFDKLKQSSVMPTTSQPSPLEFAEAYKAIHEKYGKDVQIIAILLSGSLSGTYQSAMIAKSMLDENIDITVIDSRKASFVHGMICVEAAKAAQAGKNKEQILDQIDRYLDEVQVYFIVDTLEFLQKGGRIGKASAVIGSLLNIKPILTLDPAGYVSAFDKVRGTKKALNRVFEALQEYAQGEPVKIAVLHSSVPDQAAELLERLKQEFSVTDSWLEEIGPVIGTHTGPGLLGIVMVKNQ, encoded by the coding sequence ATGCCAATTGTGATTCTTACCGACAGTGCGTCTGATATCGATGCAGCTGTCAGGCAGTCATTGGGGATCGTGGCCGTCCCGTTGAAAATCATGTTTGGGGCGGAAACGTATGTGGACGCAGTCACTATCTCGTCTTCGGAGTTTTTCGATAAGCTGAAGCAATCGAGCGTGATGCCGACGACCTCGCAGCCGTCTCCGCTTGAATTTGCCGAAGCGTACAAAGCGATCCATGAGAAATATGGCAAGGACGTGCAAATCATTGCCATACTTTTATCTGGTTCCTTATCGGGGACCTATCAATCAGCGATGATCGCCAAGTCGATGTTGGACGAAAATATCGACATTACGGTGATCGATTCTCGCAAAGCTTCGTTTGTTCATGGAATGATCTGTGTGGAGGCTGCCAAAGCCGCTCAAGCAGGCAAAAACAAGGAACAAATTCTGGATCAGATTGATCGTTATTTGGATGAGGTGCAGGTATACTTTATTGTGGATACGCTGGAGTTCCTGCAAAAAGGCGGTCGGATCGGCAAAGCATCTGCCGTCATCGGTTCGCTCTTGAATATCAAGCCGATTTTGACGCTGGATCCTGCCGGATACGTGTCTGCTTTTGACAAGGTACGAGGGACGAAGAAAGCTCTGAATCGCGTATTTGAAGCGTTGCAGGAATACGCGCAAGGCGAGCCTGTGAAAATCGCTGTACTGCACAGCAGTGTTCCAGATCAAGCGGCTGAGCTCTTGGAACGACTCAAGCAAGAGTTTTCGGTAACGGACTCTTGGTTGGAAGAGATTGGTCCCGTGATCGGTACGCATACAGGTCCAGGTCTACTCGGGATCGTCATGGTAAAAAATCAGTAA
- a CDS encoding GNAT family N-acetyltransferase: MTIHLRRTTPADIPFVCEVENAPENTPFIIPWSEDRHHNALGDPDILHMIAEKKETGHPVGYVIIAGLTNPHQSIELIRITIAVKGEGYGRNILRQIKHWAFIGQKAHRLWLDVKETNDRARSLYLSEGFHIEGTLRDCLKSGDTYESLIILSMLATEYDAPKGQMRPES; encoded by the coding sequence ATGACCATCCACTTGCGCCGCACGACACCGGCAGACATTCCATTCGTATGCGAAGTAGAAAATGCACCAGAGAATACCCCGTTCATTATTCCGTGGAGCGAAGATCGGCACCACAACGCTCTTGGCGACCCGGACATCCTCCATATGATCGCCGAAAAAAAAGAAACAGGCCACCCCGTCGGCTACGTTATCATCGCCGGGCTGACCAATCCTCATCAAAGTATTGAGCTCATTCGTATTACAATCGCAGTGAAGGGAGAGGGCTACGGACGCAACATCCTGCGTCAGATCAAACATTGGGCATTCATCGGACAAAAAGCCCATCGACTCTGGCTCGATGTAAAAGAAACGAACGACCGCGCCCGCAGCCTTTACCTATCGGAAGGGTTTCACATAGAGGGAACCTTGCGCGATTGCCTGAAATCGGGCGATACTTACGAATCCCTGATCATTTTATCAATGCTGGCAACGGAATATGACGCGCCTAAGGGGCAAATGCGTCCGGAGTCGTGA
- the spoVM gene encoding stage V sporulation protein SpoVM, which translates to MRFYTIKLPKFLGGMIRGIIEAFNKKK; encoded by the coding sequence ATGCGGTTTTACACCATCAAGTTGCCGAAGTTCCTGGGTGGCATGATTCGGGGCATCATCGAGGCGTTCAACAAGAAAAAGTGA
- the sdaAB gene encoding L-serine ammonia-lyase, iron-sulfur-dependent subunit beta, which yields MKYKSVFDIIGPIMVGPSSSHTAGAARIGRVARKLFGRMPLRAEIVFYGSFAKTYQGHGSDVATVAGILDFDTSDLRLKNSLVIAEKAGMQVELSTSDVLTEHPNTARIKLSDDEHQIEIVGVSIGGGKIEVLEVNGFSFQLGFDTPTLLVLHEDRFGMIAAVAKVLTQHNINVGFMEVSRHTRGSRALMAIETDSTISPEVLEEIRQIPHIFDVSLLALN from the coding sequence TTGAAGTACAAAAGCGTATTTGATATTATCGGTCCAATCATGGTTGGGCCATCTAGCTCCCATACGGCTGGTGCAGCTCGTATCGGTCGTGTAGCTCGCAAGCTGTTTGGCAGAATGCCTTTGCGAGCAGAAATTGTTTTTTACGGCTCATTTGCAAAAACGTATCAAGGACATGGTTCTGATGTGGCGACAGTGGCAGGAATTCTTGACTTTGACACGTCGGATTTGCGTCTGAAAAATTCGCTGGTGATTGCAGAAAAAGCTGGCATGCAAGTGGAGTTGTCCACTTCTGATGTTTTGACAGAGCACCCGAACACGGCGCGGATCAAGCTGTCTGATGATGAGCATCAGATCGAAATCGTGGGTGTTTCCATTGGTGGCGGGAAGATCGAAGTGTTGGAAGTGAACGGGTTTTCCTTTCAGTTGGGCTTCGATACACCGACGCTCTTGGTTTTACATGAAGATCGCTTTGGGATGATTGCGGCTGTGGCAAAGGTACTGACGCAGCACAACATTAATGTGGGATTCATGGAAGTGTCTCGACACACACGAGGTTCGCGTGCTTTGATGGCAATCGAAACAGATTCGACGATCTCCCCGGAAGTTCTGGAGGAAATTCGTCAAATCCCCCATATCTTTGACGTATCCCTGCTCGCATTGAACTAA